Within Psychrobacter sp. AH5, the genomic segment TATCAGGATGATTGTCTAATATGAATTGCAGTGCAGCTGAGTCAACACCACGATCGCGAATGATACTGATACCATAGTGCTTGCTAGGTAGTGAATAGCTGCTATTACTATCTGCCAAAGCTCGTTGCAATAATACGCCAATAGGCAATCCTGCCCGTACTAAGCTGACTATAATTAGAGGATTTTTATCATCGACAGAGCTTTGGAAAATATTATGTAAAGTATAAGCTATATTGGCAATGTCACTAGCCATGCGCTGTTTGCCTTGAGTTAGAGCTTGCAAATAAAGCTGCTCATGCCTAGCCGTCGGCGCTTGCTCTAAAGTGAGCATCTCGGAATAATGACGCTGACCACTTTGAATCAGCGCTTCTTTTTCACTCACAGGCACATCCGCTACCGCCTGTTTGTCGACGATATCTAGTAGTACGGTCACATCGCTAGCCAAATAGCTGCCTGAGCCATATTTATTTAAATCTTGTAATCTAGCTCTTGTCATAATATCTGTATCGCTATGTTTTTATAGGCTATTTAGCAGCAAGCTGTTCGTGCAGCTGACCATGATTGGGCATACCATACCAGTCTAATAGTTGCAAAAAAGGCAGATCGGCTAAGCTGTCACCAAAGCCAAAGCTTGGGCGCTCATTATCTAAATGCTGCGCTAATAAAAACTGTACCGCGTGACGCTTATGTACAACATGAGGCAAAATAGCTAAATTATTAGCGTTTACATGCACATAAAAATATTTATCAAAATCGCGTACAAGTTTAGGAAGCTGACTAGCCAATTCGATTAGGGCTTGATGATCTTTTTTCGCATGTTTAATCGCTAGATAAATAACTAACTTTTCACTGACGCTACCGTTAATAAAATCATCGCTATGGGCAGTAAATCTCAGCTGGCTGTTATCATTGCTGCTATGCTTGGCAAATAACTGACTAAGCTGACTAAGTTTATCCTGTAATGGCGCAAGCTCGTTATACATACGCTGCTGCCAAGTCTGTAATAGTTCGCCATTTTGGTTGAGGATTATCGCGCCATGGGTTAGTACCTGCCAGCTGGCAAAAGGCAGCTTAACTCGCTTAATCTCACTACGGTCGCGAGCGGTAACGACTATCAACTCCGTGCTAGTCAATAACCAATTAAAAAAGATAGCTTGCCGAGTGGTCATAAAGCTAAGCGGCTCGCCTTGTTTATTGACACTGGCACACACCAAGCTATTTGCTTTAGCAGTAGGTAAATCCCAAGCCTCTATTTTGCGCTGCGTTTGAAATAGCGTATCGTCTAGATCCATTAGGGCATAGGGTTTGATAATATCAGAATTAACTTGGAAGAATGGGGCGGTCATATATGGTCCACAATTAAAAGCTCTTGTAGGGTGCGGTTAGTTTTATTAAATTCTTATAAAGAATGAAGATAAAACGTCACCCACCGCTTAGTAAGTTTATAACGCTTAGATGATGGGTGACGCTGCGCTAACCTCACCCTACGGTAAATTAAAAGCTCAGCTGTCAACCCCTACTACTAACACATTATCCAAGTCCTGCCACATGGTATCCACACTATCGGCAGCGGTTTCTACACACAAGACAATCAAATCCCAATCCTTTGGCTCAACATTATAAACAAAGTTAGTCATGCCAAGGCCGTAATTATCATGGAAGCTTAGCATGGTATTAATCGCGCCACCAAGCGCAATGGGCGAGCGAGTTAAGGCGCTAAATTTGACAGTAGTATCAGCATCATTACTAGCGTCATTACTAGCATCGTTATTAGCGCCGTTTGCATTAGTTTTAGATGTTAAAGTTGCAGATTCAAGCCATTCGGCTAACAAAAAAGGCAACCACACAAACTCATTACTCCCCAAGACCAAAATTCGCTTCGGCAATTGATTTTTGTCAAAAGTGGCTTGTCCGCTAAAATCTGCAAAAGCTTGCTGAAAATTATTTAGATAATCAGTAAAGCCCTCTGTACTATCTAGCGTCGGAAAGCGTCCCCAATTACCAGTATCTCCCAAAGTCTGGCTACCAGCCTCGGTAGTATCTACCGACGGCATAACGATAGGCTGAGGATTGGGAGCGTCAGTCCATTGCCAAGCGCCGGAGAGTAGATGATGGCGCTGAAATTCTATATCTGGCAAGCGCGAAGATATAGTATCGTCAGCATTGTCAGTATGGTCCTTAGCTAATGACCAATCGACCAATGTAGTGAGATGTACTTGCTCTAATTGCTGTAGTCCTGCCTCGCGCAAAGCCGTCACTACGTTGACACAAGTATTACCCGTTGACGCTTCGTCATCGACCATGATTAGCGTTTTGCT encodes:
- a CDS encoding HAD hydrolase family protein translates to MTAPFFQVNSDIIKPYALMDLDDTLFQTQRKIEAWDLPTAKANSLVCASVNKQGEPLSFMTTRQAIFFNWLLTSTELIVVTARDRSEIKRVKLPFASWQVLTHGAIILNQNGELLQTWQQRMYNELAPLQDKLSQLSQLFAKHSSNDNSQLRFTAHSDDFINGSVSEKLVIYLAIKHAKKDHQALIELASQLPKLVRDFDKYFYVHVNANNLAILPHVVHKRHAVQFLLAQHLDNERPSFGFGDSLADLPFLQLLDWYGMPNHGQLHEQLAAK
- a CDS encoding phosphoribosyltransferase domain-containing protein, which codes for MPNQSQSTTIALPRGKLDLTYQTNTNTKSTHDKSYQLKDLLGFAQRINPKRAFLFVSKVLGRHIPVAPSTMRGAFTDLANLIPDNLPEPILVIGMAETAVGLSAGVHQALQTRYSKALLLNSTRHAQHSKNHHETLFTTFSEDHSHASQHLIYQSKEQSLQKQLLASKTLIMVDDEASTGNTCVNVVTALREAGLQQLEQVHLTTLVDWSLAKDHTDNADDTISSRLPDIEFQRHHLLSGAWQWTDAPNPQPIVMPSVDTTEAGSQTLGDTGNWGRFPTLDSTEGFTDYLNNFQQAFADFSGQATFDKNQLPKRILVLGSNEFVWLPFLLAEWLESATLTSKTNANGANNDASNDASNDADTTVKFSALTRSPIALGGAINTMLSFHDNYGLGMTNFVYNVEPKDWDLIVLCVETAADSVDTMWQDLDNVLVVGVDS